A genomic window from Streptomyces sp. NBC_00234 includes:
- a CDS encoding cold-shock protein, with protein sequence MPTGKVKWFNSEKGFGFLSRDDGGDVFVHSSVLPAGVDALKPGQRVEFGVVAGQRGDQALSVAILDPTPSVAAAQRRKPDELASIVQDLTTLLENITPMLERGRYPDKAAGAQIAGLLRAVADQLDV encoded by the coding sequence GTGCCCACGGGTAAGGTCAAATGGTTCAATTCGGAAAAAGGCTTCGGCTTTCTTTCGCGTGACGACGGCGGCGACGTCTTCGTCCACTCGTCGGTCCTCCCCGCCGGCGTCGACGCACTCAAGCCCGGCCAACGGGTCGAGTTCGGTGTCGTCGCAGGTCAGCGCGGTGACCAGGCCCTCTCCGTCGCGATCCTCGACCCCACCCCGTCCGTCGCCGCGGCGCAGCGCCGCAAGCCGGACGAGCTGGCGTCGATCGTGCAGGACCTGACGACGCTGCTGGAGAACATCACGCCGATGCTGGAGCGGGGCCGCTACCCCGACAAGGCCGCGGGCGCCCAGATCGCCGGTCTGCTCCGCGCGGTCGCCGACCAACTCGACGTCTAG